Proteins encoded by one window of Bubalus bubalis isolate 160015118507 breed Murrah chromosome 4, NDDB_SH_1, whole genome shotgun sequence:
- the LOC102399749 gene encoding protein HP-20 homolog isoform X1 — MDGVYHFVNRDLRILVSIILMANAVLEKGGCTGPPGPPGHPGLPGIRGPPGIRGIPGFPGPPGIPGPSVKCPCHRRSAFTVKLSGQLPSPSKPVPFTEVLYNAQKDLQEDTGVFTCRVPGNYHFLFDVDLHHCKVTVQLMRDKSSVLEKHQVSTKEPRSLSGMLTLLLHEGEKVWLEAKVETEKPEQAQVTIYFSGFLT; from the exons ATGGATGGAGTGTATCATTTTGTTAATAGAG ATCTCCGGATATTGGTCAGCATCATCCTAATGGCAAATGCTGTCCTGGAGAAAGGAGGGTGTACCGGACCTCCAGGGCCGCCAGGACACCCAGGACTTCCAGGTATAAGAGGGCCTCCAGGTATAAGAG GAATACCAGGTTTCCCAGGTCCACCGGGAATTCCAGGGCCAAGTGTAAAATGTCCGTGCCACAGAAGGTCCGCCTTCACTGTGAAGCTCAGTGGCCAGCTGCCTTCCCCTTCGAAGCCTGTGCCCTTCACAGAGGTCCTGTACAATGCCCAGAAAGACTTACAGGAGGACACTGGGGTCTTCACATGCAGGGTGCCAGGAAATTACCATTTCCTCTTCGATGTGGATCTCCATCACTGCAAGGTGACTGTTCAGCTGATGAGGGACAAAAGTTCTGTCTTAGAAAAGCATCAGGTCTCCACCAAAGAGCCCAGGAGTCTCTCTGGCATGTTGACCCTGCTGCTGCACGAAGGCGAGAAGGTGTGGCTGGAAGCAAAAGTGGAAACCGAGAAGCCAGAGCAAGCCCAAGTTACAATTTATTTCTCTGGTTTCCTGACATAG
- the LOC102399749 gene encoding protein HP-20 homolog isoform X2 — MADLRILVSIILMANAVLEKGGCTGPPGPPGHPGLPGIRGPPGIRGIPGFPGPPGIPGPSVKCPCHRRSAFTVKLSGQLPSPSKPVPFTEVLYNAQKDLQEDTGVFTCRVPGNYHFLFDVDLHHCKVTVQLMRDKSSVLEKHQVSTKEPRSLSGMLTLLLHEGEKVWLEAKVETEKPEQAQVTIYFSGFLT, encoded by the exons ATGGCTG ATCTCCGGATATTGGTCAGCATCATCCTAATGGCAAATGCTGTCCTGGAGAAAGGAGGGTGTACCGGACCTCCAGGGCCGCCAGGACACCCAGGACTTCCAGGTATAAGAGGGCCTCCAGGTATAAGAG GAATACCAGGTTTCCCAGGTCCACCGGGAATTCCAGGGCCAAGTGTAAAATGTCCGTGCCACAGAAGGTCCGCCTTCACTGTGAAGCTCAGTGGCCAGCTGCCTTCCCCTTCGAAGCCTGTGCCCTTCACAGAGGTCCTGTACAATGCCCAGAAAGACTTACAGGAGGACACTGGGGTCTTCACATGCAGGGTGCCAGGAAATTACCATTTCCTCTTCGATGTGGATCTCCATCACTGCAAGGTGACTGTTCAGCTGATGAGGGACAAAAGTTCTGTCTTAGAAAAGCATCAGGTCTCCACCAAAGAGCCCAGGAGTCTCTCTGGCATGTTGACCCTGCTGCTGCACGAAGGCGAGAAGGTGTGGCTGGAAGCAAAAGTGGAAACCGAGAAGCCAGAGCAAGCCCAAGTTACAATTTATTTCTCTGGTTTCCTGACATAG